One window of the Podospora pseudopauciseta strain CBS 411.78 chromosome 4, whole genome shotgun sequence genome contains the following:
- a CDS encoding hypothetical protein (COG:S; EggNog:ENOG503NVGM), translated as MRFIKTIAMLAAMGSDIGIGAASVFKPTKPPAVPLAVRSPYLNAWLQGESGCVLPGEWPRFWTGDIQGWQGYVAVDGVAYNWMGGAPGPGPVNQLSLEYTSTKSIFTFDVAQKITLIVTFFSPVYPDDIQRQSLQFSYVTVTAKSSDGASHKVQVYMDVSGEWASGDNSEKVQWEFGTESNLYYLKFWRENQHEFKEANEIASWGNWYLSTGFHEGLTWQIGQDTTVRNQFAGNLALSNSQESEFRPVSENWPVFAFSHDLGDIKDDEVERIFTLGLIQDNVIHFARQNNTLEPVRGLWMSFYNNSDMEAVVSFYNDYRHAVETMSLLDQRIEKDSVEAAGQNYSLITTLALRQTFGAFQYAGTPEKPYIFLKEISSNSDIQTVDVIFPAFPIFVYLNATLSRYLLDPLFEHQESGSYPNKYAEHDLGTFPVAKGYPNGDDEAMPLEECGNMIIMSLAYAQRTGDTGYLTAHYPILAQWAQYLIEDSLVPANQLSTDDFAGTLAPRRNQTNLAIKGIIGLKAMSQIAQLTNNTDDFKDKAEDYLMTWKAYAINYDASPPHTTLSYGDKDSHGILYNIYADRLLGLQFVDQSVFDMQSDFYLTVANEYAVPLDTRHTWAKSDWEMFAAAVAKNETKEMFIDKLAEWVGKTTTNRAMTDLFDSITGDYPSGGPTFVARPVMGGMFALLALPKE; from the exons ATGAGGTTCATCAAGACAATAGCCATGCTGGCTGCTATGGGCTCCGATATTGGAATCGGTGCTGCGTCGGTGTTTAAGCCTACCAAGCCACCAGCCGTTCCACTGGCCGTCAGGTCGCCATATCTGAATGCCTGGCTACAGGGCGAATCAGGATGTGTGCTACCTGGCGAGTGGCCACGCTTCTGGAC GGGAGATATCCAAGGATGGCAAGGATATGTGGCAGTCGACGGCGTTGCCTATAACTGGATGGGGGGCGCCCCTGGCCCAGGCCCAGTCAACCAGCTATCACTGGAGTACACCTCAACAAAAAGCATCTTCACCTTTGATGTGGCCCAAAAGATCACCCTGATTGTCACTTTCTTCTCGCCGGTATACCCTGACGACATACAGCGGCAGTCTCTGCAGTTCTCATACGTAACTGTCACGGCAAAATCCTCTGATGGGGCTTCGCACAAGGTCCAGGTTTACATGGATGTGTCTGGCG AATGGGCCAGTGGTGACAATTCCGAGAAGGTGCAGTGGGAATTTGGCACCGAGAGTAATCTTTACTATCTCAAGTTCTGGCGCGAGAACCAGCACGAGTTCAAAGAAGCCAACGAAATTGCAAGTTGGGGAAATTGGTATCTCAGTACCGGATTCCATGAAGGT TTGACGTGGCAAATTGGTCAAGATACCACCGTGCGGAACCAGTTTGCTGGCAACCTGGCTCTCAGCAACTCCCAGGAGTCTGAATTTCGCCCGGTCAGCGAGAACTG GCCTGTGTTTGCGTTCTCTCATGATTTGGGCGACATCAAGGACGACGAGGTTGAAAGGATCTTCACCCTCGGTCTTATCCAGGATAATGTCATCCACTTTGCCAGACAAAACAACACCCTGGAGCCTGTCCGGGGACTGTGGATGTCCTTTTACAACAACAGTGACATGGAGGCTGTGGTCTCTTTCTACAACGACTACAGGCATGCCGTAGAGACAATGTCACTCCTAGACCAACGGATTGAGAAGGATTCGGTGGAGGCAGCTGGGCAGAACTACTCCCTTATCACTACACTTGCTCTTCGCCAGACTTTCGGTGCTTTCCAATACGCCGGAACGCCGGAGAAGCCATATATTTTCCTCAAAGAAATCAGCTCCAACAGTGACATTCAGACAGTTGATGTCATATTCCCGGCGTTCCCAATATTCGTTTACCTCAATGCCACCTTGAGCAGATATCTCCTGGACCCTTTGTTCGAACACCAAGAAAGTGGTTCATACCCCAACAAATATGCCGAACATGACTTGGGTACCTTCCCTGTGGCCAAAGGCTACCCCAACGGAGACGACGAGGCCATGCCATTGGAGGAATGTGGTAACATGATCATCATGTCACTAGCATATGCTCAACGCACCGGCGATACGGGGTACCTAACAGCCCACTACCCAATTCTGGCACAGTGGGCTCAGTATTTGATCGAGGACTCGCTTGTTCCTGCCAACCAGTTGAGCACTGATGACTTTGCTGGAACATTAGC TCCCCGTAGAAACCAGACCAACCTGGCCATCAAGGGCATCATCGGCCTCAAGGCCATGTCCCAGATTGCCcagctcaccaacaacacggACGACTTCAAAGACAAGGCCGAGGACTATCTTATGACTTGGAAAGCGTATGCCATCAACTATGACGCCAGTCCACCTCACACTACGCTAAGTTACGGAGACAAAGACAGCCATG GAATCCTCTACAACATCTACGCAGACAGGCTGCTAGGCCTCCAGTTCGTCGACCAGTCTGTCTTTGACATGCAGAGCGACTTTTACCTGACCGTGGCGAACGAGTACGCTGTCCCGCTTGATACAAGACACACCTGGGCAAAGTCAGACTGGGAAATGtttgcggcggcggtggctaAGAACGAGACCAAGGAGATGTTTATCGACAAGCTGGCGGAGTGGGTGGGGAAGACTACGACCAATAGGGCGATGACGGACTTGTTTGATTCGATTACGGGTGATTACCCGTCAGGAGGGCCGACGTTTGTGGCGAGAccggtgatgggggggatgttTGCTTTGTTGGCTTTGCCAAAGGAGTAG
- a CDS encoding hypothetical protein (EggNog:ENOG503Q4VV; COG:L) encodes MPSKRKADNLEATKSSIKTKKKPASSNDDKEIADAQASSTKESAILTGVAPLTQVGDMFFDMASRVPPPSQKTVILRVATVCSGTDAPIIALQALMKAVEILGHPTPFQLVHQFSCEIEAFKQGFIRRNLPAPTIIYRDVADLALAASKLDGKVLTAGGSKIEIPQEKIDIFFCGCSCVDYSTLNINMTKANKKETEEKLGVFQNLDKWLLDDDNKKKKDKDIKKTHPVRRNKDFDQVLDECLDGMEDAKLGESMRTFFSALIFIKERRPKIAILENVDGAPWCMYTKRIFPLIGYKAEYLQVDSKRYYLPQTRQRGYLMAIDTDAASSPGCPTLEEAESIIAHWRETMKSLERAPSASVASFLQLPDDIGTITARADMEKPRTTKDSDWGTSSLRHAAERSLHELEMDDNPFSQKMMRNLKVIGPKLPPQSWRRWWLQQTCRSIDTMDIIEATGNKAGIHLGHKTCVIDVSQNVDRCTPFNRTGSVSNLKQSLGIIGCITPSGAPIVTDLMRPITGTEVMALQGMPVNEMAISSETQEQLRDLAGNAMTVTVVGAATHAALLAIHRHFPTLFDTVSGPLASRFKHYTRPQKLLLQPGTQQLPTTSVVYEPDTVHRLVRDMIRVCHCPPPVISDQDGIPSYFICRTCQTTVCEECSGNPLHQLEPWRTHSPGASDEEAAQVSSDGGKASLKNHLPQAFVLGIFPDNLPELQGMKQPPACEILASKTRYFFGEIKVSEVVTATYKSRRTIARLVIHPDGKSTWFIHHNPGSNLDNPPTLPRTFEPSPPIARGDFHMSVNGVHNIKWSFWIPDRINITALLERDSSTAVRISIPQKPEVRDKVSGTYVHAPECGTAGNELYVNLPEFHQTEPTFILRQCSRTGPAREDSLVWSSEMRKLDYHEIRDTYIQAPPDLKLTTFPVGHIGETTLFSPGYWTEIQQDYSLSIWERLEATEIHWGQTRDVAPMSSLGDNATSPPHFSRFVLAEITANVDQFPLSAARRHMLEAHGTPGQFIMVPSNITEDFLHDFAFAANAFRAQNLGGPREEVKHFTDWIRIDRSEQWSRPPPEIHISKTKGKRLAVEDPDEAKDFEETLLNMPRAIAIAAQLQDPELCLIATLQPQVLASRAYAYLLQAHRTVPSGSREIQSAETYFKVYIDYAKPRNMSFPDFHPLIKPCNDSNRHGIQYDEADKYRMINPPRFQAGRHKLRDSQRNAVLWMLLREEKPEPFLETEIEEEVVTPLSVRVVGKATWPTRFPYSSRGGVAAHEIGYGKTVVTLALIDCRRWFDREASIEERRQVDECWHEELKSKYEELKEVGLPLVEDEKNEFFIHLSATLVVVPEHLTEQWSLEAKNFLGLKVGSQVIVIKTVAQFYLCRKLDVLRKAELIIMSSKILGDKFFEKLWGFGWGDLDPPFKDLSGRARERWYRQALRNLRILTASKLAAAGGKGNAAAERRFFGLQASEREAFLAKIVPDSQRKDQRNPRDKVPASPAKKEEGGAEQVPGARAPWCVSWLHNCSFARVVWDECSYDHKADNKNIPFFVENLVANAKWLLSGTPKVFGLSEVCKTAKVFGVHLARPEPRIMPGLPAVTDGPVLEPASKSEEYHAYSSALKSASLAHERHSQAQAFVRQFFRANRVTDDGGTALSSVEVVLPVRMKGVTAARYYMAHQEALDADMDFAAISSHVRQQPDYSKEDMGDSTKSTTMMLGLLANDVVAVSRALTLPEFENSLTRSHCRLATSVKFLWDKAVWLNKWLTYLYRNEVKKEQENLQKEAAMCSFQYLCEEVNVAREGDFRHYGGGEEVFNCVAHAMVNGCLPTDPTVDSAAVIAQPMKEFEGPWVDGYDHSKAHFTWLHFFDKAEIEIPKTVSNETAVRLAEDLCALRRTLHINTPLAKAPLIPAGFDPEALFHPRPNMPLPDIRNGLDQDKTTLGNWTVKELVEFCHAHRDLMPDRPEYDDEKCLPFDVEGLHVSASTTRSQLVSKAVELNLKSHGAVPKLRQALWEHSKNIGRGGAYRDGRPQSLKDGTFKNPENKSGMLSEFKSTVAELMKTMCDFKNATKELAFMPKFIQFSTSADRDQLLQSRTCDGESCGRPLTSASQSYIVVACGHILCSACRHPQTARLCPARKCSSFIKERPVIPCTELNDNVKMSKVDHMMELIKSIIAKDERALVFGQYQSYLEKLWSRIKEIDPKATNLALVTSSRDTSAMLEKFKSGTGGNVMLLNIDNDTSAGSNLTVANHIIFANPYFHPNKHHQAITVRQAKGRCLRYGQTKTVYVYHFMMAHTDEDRLLREHQVDNPAIKRYFDNVNGGENGVTVSKHSFNVPGQKRYRD; translated from the exons ATGCCTTCCAAGCGCAAAGCCGACAACTTGGAGGCGACCAAGTCGTCCATaaagaccaagaagaagccagcCTCCTCGAACGATGACAAGGAAATTGCCGATGCTCAAGCTTCGAGCACAAAAGAGTCCGCCATTCTCACCGGCGTTGCCCCGTTGACCCAAGTGGGAGACATGTTCTTCGACATGGCCTCTCGGGTTCCGCCGCCTTCCCAAAAAACAGTCATCTTGCGGGTGGCGACTGTCTGCTCCGGCACTGATGCCCCCATCATTGCTCTACAGGCGTTGATGAAGGCTGTTGAGATTCTTGGGCATCCGACACCGTTCCAGCTAGTTCATCAGTTCAGTTGTGAGATCGAGGCCTTCAAACAAGGATTCATTCGAAGGAATCTACCAGCCCCGACAATTATCTACCGCGATGTTGCAGATTTGGCTTTGGCTGCCAGCAAGCTGGATGGAAAAGT TCTCACCGCAGGCGGTTCCAAGATTGAGATTCCCCAGGAGAAGATCGACATTTTCTTCTGCGGTTGCTCATGTGTCGATTATTCTACTCTGAATATCAACATGACCAAAGCAAACAAAAAGGAGACCGAAGAGAAGCTTGGCGTTTTCCAAAATCTCGATAAAtggcttcttgatgatgacaacaagaagaagaaggacaaagACATTAAGAAAACGCACCCAGTGCGACGAAACAAAGATTTTGACCAAGTTCTCGACGAATGCCTTGATGGCATGGAGGACGCGAAGCTTGGTGAATCGATGCGCACGTTCTTTTCGGCGCTCATTTTCATCAAAGAGAGACGCCCCAAGATCGCCATCCTTGAAAATGTCGACGGCGCTCCTTGGTGCATGTACACCAAACGGATTTTCCCACTTATCGGTTACAAGGCCGAATACCTTCAGGTCGATAGCAAGCGGTACTATCTGCCGCAAACACGCCAGCGTGGGTATCTCATGGCAATTGACACTGACGCCGCCTCTTCTCCTGGCTGTCCCACGTTGGAAGAGGCCGAGTCGATCATAGCTCATTGGAGAGAAACCATGAAGAGCCTTGAACGTGCCCCCTCGGCATCCGTCGCCTCATTTCTCCAGCTGCCAGACGACATCGGTACGATCACGGCCCGCGCTGATATGGAGAAGCCTCGTACGACCAAAGACTCGGATTGGGGCACGAGCAGTCTTCGCCATGCAGCTGAGCGTAGCCTTCACGAACTTGAAATGGACGACAACCCCTTCAGCCAAAAGATGATGCGAAACCTCAAGGTGATCGGTCCCAAGCTTCCGCCGCAATCATGGCGTCGCTGGTGGTTACAACAAACATGCCGATCCATCGACACAATGGACATCATCGAAGCCACCGGCAACAAGGCGGGAATCCATCTCGGTCACAAGACCTGCGTCATTGATGTCAGCCAAAACGTCGACAGATGCACCCCCTTCAACCGTACTGGTTCCGTCAGCAATCTCAAGCAATCTCTGGGCATCATTGGCTGCATCACCCCCAGCGGCGCCCCCATTGTCACAGACTTGATGCGTCCGATCACTGGCACAGAGGTCATGGCTCTTCAAGGCATGCCCGTCAACGAGATGGCGATTTCGTCTGAAACTCAAGAGCAGCTTCGTGATCTGGCCGGCAATGCCATGACAGTCACTGTAGTCGGCGCAGCCACGCATGCAGCTCTCCTTGCAATTCACCGGCATTTTCCTACACTCTTCGACACCGTCAGCGGTCCCCTCGCCTCACGGTTCAAGCACTACACGAGACCGCAGAAGTTGCTTCTTCAGCCCGGCACCCAGCAGCTCCCGACTACATCAGTCGTGTATGAGCCCGATACTGTGCATCGACTTGTTCGTGACATGATCCGCGTGTGTCATTGCCCACCACCCGTTATTTCAGATCAAGATGGGATTCCTAGCTATTTTATCTGCCGGACATGCCAAACAACCGTTTGTGAGGAGTGCAGTGGGAATCCCCTTCACCAGCTCGAACCCTGGAGGACCCATTCCCCCGGAGCTTCAGATGAAGAAGCGGCTCAAGTATCCTCTGATGGGGGTAAGGCGTCCCTCAAGAACCACCTTCCCCAAGCCTTCGTGCTTGGAATCTTTCCCGATAACCTGCCTGAGCTTCAAGGGATGAAACAGCCCCCGGCTTGCGAGATCCTGGCCAGCAAAACTCGCTATTTCTTTGGAGAGATCAAGGTCAGCGAAGTCGTCACCGCCACATACAAGTCCAGAAGGACCATCGCCCGTCTGGTTATCCACCCAGATGGAAAGTCTACCTGGTTCATTCATCACAACCCAGGTTCCAACCTCGACAATCCGCCCACCCTCCCTAGGACGTTTGAACCGAGTCCGCCCATTGCTCGTGGCGACTTCCACATGAGCGTCAATGGAGTCCACAACATCAAGTGGTCGTTTTGGATCCCAGACAGAATCAAcatcaccgccctcctcgagAGAGATTCCAGCACTGCGGTCCGTATCTCCATTCCGCAGAAGCCGGAAG TAAGAGACAAAGTCTCGGGCACGTATGTGCATGCACCCGAGTGCGGGACAGCCGGTAATGAGCTATACGTCAACCTACCCGAGTTCCATCAGACGGAGCCGACTTTCATCCTCCGCCAATGCTCTCGGACCGGTCCTGCTAGAGAGGATTCTCTGGTCTGGTCAAGTGAGATGCGCAAGCTTGATTACCACGAGATCAGGGATACCTACATCCAGGCTCCTCCGGATCTGAAGCTCACCACGTTTCCCGTTGGGCACATTGGCGAGACAACACTCTTCAGTCCAGGATATTGGACCGAGATTCAGCAAGACTACTCCCTCAGTATCTGGGAACGTCTCGAAGCTACTGAAATTCACTGGGGACAAACGAGAGATGTTGCACCTATGTCGTCTTTGGGGGATAACGCTACTAGCCCTCCACACTTCTCACGCTTTGTCCTTGCTGAAATAACTGCCAATGTTGACCAATTTCCCTTGTCGGCCGCTCGAAGGCATATGCTCGAGGCTCATGGAACTCCGGGACAGTTCATCATGGTTCCCTCCAACATCACCGAAGACTTCTTGCATGACTTTGCATTCGCTGCAAATGCCTTTAGAGCCCAGAATCTCGGCGGACCTCGTGAAGAAGTCAAACATTTTACTGACTGGATTCGCATCGACCGGTCTGAGCAATGGTCAAGGCCACCACCTGAGATCCACATCAGCAAGACGAAAGGCAAGCGTCTAGCTGTTGAAGACCCTGATGAAGCCAAAGACTTTGAGGAGACTCTCCTCAATATGCCACGAGCCATTGCCATCGCTGCCCAGCTTCAAGATCCCGAATTGTGTCTCATAGCCACACTGCAGCCCCAAGTTCTGGCCTCAAGAGCCTATGCATACCTCTTACAAGCACACAGAACGGTGCCAAGTGGCAGCAGGGAAATCCAGTCTGCAGAGACCTACTTTAAGGTTTATATCGATTATGCCAAGCCCCGAAACATGAGCTTCCCGGACTTCCATCCTCTCATCAAGCCCTGCAATGACAGCAACAGACACGGGATCCAGTACGACGAAGCCGACAAGTACAGGATGATCAACCCACCTCGATTCCAAGCCGGTCGTCACAAGCTTCGCGACAGTCAACGAAATGCTGTTTTGTGGATGCTTCTCCGCGAGGAAAAGCCCGAGCCATTCCTAGAAAccgagattgaggaggaggtggtgaccCCTCTCTCCGTCCGTGTTGTTGGAAAAGCGACTTGGCCGACCAGATTTCCCTACAGCTCTCGAGGTGGCGTGGCGGCTCACGAGATTGGATACGGAAAGACGGTGGTGACACTTGCGCTGATCGATTGCCGACGCTGGTTCGACCGTGAGGCCTCTATCGAGGAGCGTCGCCAGGTTGATGAGTGCTGGCATGAGGAACTCAAGTCCAAGTACGAAGAGCTCAAAGAAGTGGGACTTCCCCTCGTCGAAGATGAGAAGAATGAGTTCTTCATCCATCTCTCGGCGACTCTTGTGGTGGTGCCTGAGCACCTCACGGAGCAGTGGTCTCTCGAAGCGAAAAACTTCCTCGGTCTGAAGGTCGGAAGCCAGGTCATTGTCATCAAAACAGTGGCCCAGTTCTACCTCTGCCGGAAGTTGGACGTCCTGAGGAAGGCGgagctcatcatcatgagcTCCAAGATCCTCGGTGACAAGTTCTTCGAGAAACTGTGGGGTTTTGGATGGGGTGATCTCGATCCCCCATTCAAGGATCTCTCGGGACGCGCGCGTGAGCGCTGGTACCGTCAGGCTCTGCGCAACCTGCGCATCCTGACGGCTAGTAAGCTCGCGGCTGCAGGCGGCAAGGGCAACGCCGCAGCCGAGCGCCGTTTCTTTGGTCTGCAGGCGTCGGAACGTGAGGCTTTCCTGGCCAAGATCGTTCCCGATAGCCAGCGGAAGGACCAGAGAAACCCAAGGGATAAAGTCCCAGCTTCgccggcgaagaaggaggaagggggggcggaGCAAGTGCCGGGCGCTCGCGCGCCCTGGTGCGTTTCGTGGCTGCACAACTGCAGCTTCGCGCGTGTCGTATGGGACGAGTGCTCATACGACCACAAGGCGGACAACAAGAACATCCCGTTCTTTGTTGAAAACCTTGTCGCGAACGCGAAGTGGCTCCTCTCGGGTACGCCCAAGGTGTTCGGCCTCTCCGAGGTCTGCAAGACGGCCAAGGTTTTCGGCGTTCACCTGGCGCGGCCCGAACCGCGCATCATGCCCGGTCTCCCGGCCGTCACTGATGGTCCGGTCTTGGAACCTGCTTCCAAGAGCGAGGAGTATCACGCCTACTCCTCCGCGCTCAAGAGTGCTTCTCTCGCCCACGAGAGACACTCCCAGGCCCAGGCCTTTGTGCGGCAATTCTTCCGCGCCAACCGCGTTACCGATGATGGTGGCACGGCTCTCTCTTCGGTGGAGGTGGTTCTTCCTGTCCGCATGAAAGGAGTGACGGCAGCGCGCTACTACATGGCGCACCAGGAAGCCCTCGATGCCGACATGGACTTTGCAGCCATATCCAGTCACGTACGCCAGCAGCCAGACTACTCGAAAGAAGATATGGGGGATTCAACCAAGTCTACGACCATGAtgttgggtttgttggcCAATGATGTGGTGGCTGTGTCTCGCGCCTTGACACTTCCAGAATTCGAGAACTCCCTCACGAGATCCCATTGCCGACTGGCAACGTCCGTCAAGTTTCTTTGGGATAAGGCTGTGTGGCTCAATAAATGGCTTACTTACCTCTACCGCAATGAAGtcaaaaaagaacaagagaaCCTGCAAAAAGAAGCAGCAATGTGCTCATTCCAATACCTCTGTGAAGAGGTGAATGTGGCAAGGGAAGGAGACTTCAGGCACTAcggggggggagaagaagtgTTCAACTGTGTGGCTCATGCCATGGTCAACGGCTGTCTTCCGACTGATCCTACCGTCGATTCTGCCGCTGTCATTGCCCAACCCATGAAAGAATTCGAGGGCCCCTGGGTGGACGGGTACGATCATTCCAAGGCTCATTTTACCTGGCTGCACTTCTTCGACAAAGCGGAGATCGAGATTCCCAAGACAGTCAGCAACGAGACCGCGGTACGGCTTGCTGAAGACCTCTGTGCTCTACGCCGCACCCTGCACATCAACACTCCCCTGGCAAAGGCCCCCCTTATCCCGGCTGGCTTTGATCCGGAGGCTCTGTTTCACCCCAGGCCTAATATGCCATTGCCTGATATTCGCAATGGTCTGGACCAGGATAAAACGACCCTCGGCAACTGGACTGTCAAGGAACTGGTTGAATTTTGCCATGCGCACAGAGACCTCATGCCGGACAGACCTGAGTATGATGACGAAAAATGCCTACCTTTTGATGTCGAAGGCCTCCACGTCAGCGCCAGTACGACCAGGAGCCAGCTAGTCTCCAAAGCAGTGGAGTTGAACCTGAAATCTCACGGCGCCGTACCCAAGCTCCGTCAAGCACTCTGGGAACATAGCAAGAACATAGGTCGTGGAGGTGCCTACCGCGACGGCAGACCCCAGTCCCTTAAAGACGGTACCTTCAAGAATCCAGAAAATAAGTCCGGGATGCTTTCAGAATTCAAATCGACGGTGGCCGAGCTGATGAAGACCATGTGCGACTTCAAGAACGCCACGAAGGAACTCGCATTCATGCCCAAGTTTATCCAGTTCTCGACTTCTGCGGACAGGGACCAGCTGCTGCAATCAAGGACCTGCGATGGTGAGAGCTGCGGGAGACCCCTGACCTCCGCCAGCCAGTCTTACATCGTGGTTGCCTGTGGACACATCTTGTGTTCTGCCTGTCGCCATCCACAGACGGCAAGGCTCTGCCCTGCCAGGAAATGCTCGTCCTTCATCAAGGAACGCCCAGTCATCCCCTGCACCGAACTCAACGACAACGTCAAGATGTCCAAGGTGGACCACATGATGGAGCTGATCAAAAGCATCATCGCCAAAGATGAGCGTGCCTTGGTATTCGGCCAGTACCAGTCCTACCTCGAGAAGCTGTGGTCCAGGATCAAGGAGATAGATCCCAAGGCCACTAACCTGGCTTTAGTCACCAGCTCGAGGGATACGTCTGCTATGTTGGAGAAGTTCAAGTCAGGAACCGGGGGCAATGTGATGCTCCTCAACATTGACAACGATACCAGCGCCGGCAGCAACCTCACCGTCGCCAACCACATCATCTTTGCCAACCCCTACTTCCACCCcaacaagcaccaccagGCCATCACGGTTCGCCAGGCCAAGGGCAGATGCCTCCGGTACGGACAGACGAAGACTGTGTATGTGTACCACTTCATGATGGCACACACGGACGAGGACCGGCTTCTTCGTGAGCACCAGGTCGATAACCCGGCCATCAAGAGATACTTTGACAACGTCAACGGCGGTGAGAATGGAGTTACTGTGAGTAAGCACTCCTTTAATGTGCCGGGACAAAAGAGATACCGTGATTAA
- a CDS encoding hypothetical protein (EggNog:ENOG503NVYC), which produces MGEMAKPELESTDIGNKLEDLSGVEIKPGDNPYNALINACHGNAAKIQSLYAAHRIARNLQQKEKFLSHEFKELIIDPFLLRLENPKLEPGFKDPRNCLVFWARPPDHIIRLVVHLQQALKQAAPNLWLMPTHRMHMTTLEIAHSRSPAEIESMVALMRPKLASLTNMPFTKRARLVKPFISYDLSALAVSFLPAAGEAVLSPPPVAPHPKYINHPGLLGNDTAESDTYTYHHLRRDVFDEAKSTGVEIGSRYVVPSAHITLGRYLTQTDHEMPEQRQKWVQAIDDLNKWLEGEVWDVQDGEYVGEWIVGQERGLDARNGALWYGGGRTIMVGEGF; this is translated from the exons atgggggagatggcgaaGCCCGAGCTGGAATCGACAGACATTGGGAACAAGTTGGAAGATCTTTCTGGTGTCGAAATCAAGCCTGGAGACAACCCTTACAACGCTCTGATCAACGCTTGTCATGGCAATGCG GCCAAGATTCAGTCATTATATGCAGCCCATCGCATTGCCCGAAACTTGCAACAGAAAGAAAAGTTTCTATCTCACGAGTTCAAAGAACTCATCATCGATCCGTTTTTACTCCGTTTAGAGAACCCCAAGCTTGAGCCCGGATTCAAGGACCCTCGCAACTGTCTTGTTTTCTGGGCCAGGCCTCCAGATCACATCATCCGGTTGGTTGTTCATCTTCAGCAAGCACTCAAACAGGCAGCACCCA ACCTTTGGCTTATGCCGACTCACCGGATGCACATGACCACGCTCGAGATTGCCCATTCACGATCACCGGCTGAAATTGAAAGTATGGTGGCCCTCATGCGGCCGAAACTCGCCAGTCTGACAAACATGCCCTTCACCAAGCGCGCTCGTCTGGTGAAGCCTTTTATATCCTATGACCTCTCGGCATTGGCTGTCTCGTTCTTGCCTGCGGCAGGCGAAGCAGtgctctcaccaccacccgtgGCACCGCACCCAAAATACATCAACCATCCAGGTCTGCTGGGGAACGACACGGCGGAAAGTGACACCTACACCTACCACCATCTGCGTCGCGATGTCTTTGACGAAGCAAAGTCGACTGGCGTAGAGATCGGGTCACGTTATGTTGTTCCCAGTGCCCACATCACGCTGGGTCGATATCTTACACAGACAGACCACGAGATGCCGGAACAGCGGCAGAAATGGGTCCAAGCTATTGATGATTTGAACAAGTGGCTGGAAGGTGAGGTCTGGGATGTGCAAGATGGAGAATATGTTGGCGAGTGGATCGTGGGCcaggagagggggttggatgcTCGGAATGGGGCCCTTTGGTATGGTGGTGGCCGTACCATCATGGTTGGAGAAGGCTTCTAA